The following proteins come from a genomic window of Campylobacter sp. RM16189:
- the rpmJ gene encoding 50S ribosomal protein L36: MKVRPSVKKMCDKCKIVKRKGIVRIICENPKHKQRQG, encoded by the coding sequence ATGAAAGTTCGTCCTTCTGTAAAGAAGATGTGTGACAAATGTAAAATTGTCAAGCGTAAAGGTATAGTTCGCATTATTTGCGAAAATCCAAAACATAAACAAAGACAAGGATAA
- the secY gene encoding preprotein translocase subunit SecY translates to MNKTLTNKILITLAFLFAYRILAYVPVPGVNADVIKEFFDSNSSNALGLFNMFSGKAAERLSIISLGIMPYITASIVMELLAATFPNLGKMKKDRDGMQKYMQIIRYATIGITVVQAIGVSIGLQGLSGRGGEQAIMLDMNLFIAIAAASMLAGTMMLMWIGEQITQRGIGNGISLIIFAGIVSGIPSAIGGTVNLVNTGELNFLVVIGILLVILATVGIVIFVEMGERRIPVSYSRKVVMENQNKRIMNYIPIKVNLSGVIPPIFASAILMFPSTILQASTNKYIQAINDFLNPNGYFFNFLTFLLVVFFAYFYASIVFNAKDISENLKRQGGFIPGIRPGEGTAGYLNEIASRLTFSGAIYLGLISTLPWVLVKFMGVPFYFGGTSVLIVVSVALDTMRRIEAQIYMNKYQTLSAVGL, encoded by the coding sequence ATGAATAAAACATTGACCAACAAGATATTAATCACGTTGGCATTTTTGTTTGCTTACAGGATACTGGCTTATGTGCCAGTTCCTGGCGTTAATGCCGATGTAATTAAAGAGTTTTTTGATTCAAACAGCTCTAATGCATTAGGATTATTTAATATGTTTAGCGGTAAGGCCGCTGAAAGATTAAGCATAATATCACTTGGTATTATGCCATACATTACGGCTTCCATTGTTATGGAACTTCTGGCTGCTACATTCCCAAATTTAGGCAAGATGAAAAAAGATCGCGACGGTATGCAAAAGTATATGCAGATCATTCGCTATGCCACAATCGGTATAACAGTAGTTCAAGCAATCGGTGTTAGTATCGGACTTCAGGGCTTAAGCGGAAGAGGTGGTGAGCAGGCTATAATGCTGGATATGAATCTATTTATAGCTATTGCGGCAGCTTCAATGCTGGCAGGAACTATGATGCTTATGTGGATAGGCGAGCAGATAACTCAAAGAGGAATAGGAAACGGTATAAGTCTTATTATCTTTGCAGGTATCGTATCGGGAATCCCATCTGCTATTGGCGGGACTGTAAATCTTGTAAATACAGGCGAATTAAATTTCTTAGTTGTTATAGGAATTTTGCTTGTTATTTTGGCAACCGTAGGTATAGTTATCTTTGTTGAGATGGGCGAAAGACGTATCCCTGTCTCTTACTCCAGAAAAGTTGTAATGGAAAACCAAAATAAGCGTATAATGAACTACATCCCTATAAAAGTAAATTTAAGTGGTGTTATCCCGCCTATCTTTGCTAGTGCTATATTGATGTTTCCAAGTACGATTTTACAGGCAAGCACAAACAAATACATCCAGGCGATTAATGACTTTTTAAATCCGAACGGATACTTTTTTAACTTTTTAACATTCTTGCTTGTTGTGTTTTTTGCATATTTTTACGCTTCAATCGTATTTAACGCAAAAGATATCAGCGAAAATTTAAAAAGACAGGGAGGATTTATACCTGGAATTAGGCCTGGCGAGGGAACTGCAGGGTATCTAAATGAGATTGCTTCACGCTTAACATTTAGCGGCGCGATATACTTGGGTCTTATCTCAACTCTGCCTTGGGTTTTAGTTAAATTTATGGGTGTGCCGTTTTATTTCGGTGGAACATCAGTTTTGATCGTTGTTTCAGTTGCGCTTGATACAATGAGAAGAATTGAGGCTCAAATTTATATGAATAAATATCAAACCCTAAGCGCGGTGGGATTATAA
- the infA gene encoding translation initiation factor IF-1 yields the protein MAKDDVIEIDGNVIEALPNATFKVELDNKHVILCHIAGKMRMHYIKIMPGDRVKVELTPYSLDKGRIIYRHK from the coding sequence GTGGCAAAAGACGACGTCATAGAGATTGACGGCAACGTGATAGAGGCTCTGCCGAATGCAACCTTTAAAGTCGAGCTTGACAATAAACATGTGATTTTATGTCATATTGCAGGTAAGATGAGAATGCACTATATCAAGATAATGCCGGGAGATCGCGTAAAAGTGGAACTCACGCCGTATAGTCTTGATAAGGGTAGAATAATTTATCGCCATAAGTAA
- the rpsM gene encoding 30S ribosomal protein S13 translates to MARIAGVDLPKKKRIEYGLTYIYGIGLHKSRQILDATKISYDKRVHELSEDEAAAIRKEIQEHHVVEGDLRKSVAMDIKALMDLGSYRGLRHRKGLPVRGQKTKTNARTRKGKRKTVGAATK, encoded by the coding sequence ATGGCTCGTATTGCAGGTGTAGATTTACCTAAGAAAAAGAGAATTGAGTATGGTCTAACTTACATTTATGGTATTGGCCTTCATAAATCAAGACAAATTCTTGATGCTACAAAAATTTCTTATGACAAAAGAGTTCATGAGCTAAGTGAAGACGAGGCTGCGGCGATTCGTAAAGAGATTCAAGAACATCACGTGGTTGAGGGTGATCTTAGAAAAAGTGTTGCTATGGACATAAAAGCACTTATGGATCTTGGAAGCTACAGAGGTCTTCGCCATAGAAAGGGTCTTCCTGTTCGTGGTCAAAAGACAAAAACAAACGCTAGAACCAGAAAAGGTAAGCGTAAAACTGTTGGCGCTGCAACAAAATAA
- the map gene encoding type I methionyl aminopeptidase: MAISLKKLAEIEKLRAANKIVAQTLDYVESIIKPGMSLLEIDKICDDMICAAGAKPAFKGLYGFPNAACISLNEVVIHGIPDKTILKEGDIVGVDIGSNLNGFFGDSARTFAVGQISKEDEALIACSKDALYFAIDIIREGMHFKELSYELEKFILARGFVPLRGFCGHGIGKHPHEEPEVPNYLEGNNPKAGPKIKNGMVFCIEPMICQKDGTPVVGSDKWKVTSKDGLRTSHYEHCVAVINGRAEILSKA; the protein is encoded by the coding sequence ATGGCGATTTCGCTTAAAAAACTGGCTGAAATTGAGAAGCTTAGAGCGGCAAATAAGATTGTCGCTCAAACTCTTGATTATGTTGAGAGTATTATAAAGCCTGGAATGTCTCTTCTTGAGATTGATAAAATTTGCGATGATATGATATGCGCTGCCGGCGCAAAGCCTGCGTTTAAAGGACTTTATGGCTTTCCAAATGCCGCTTGCATAAGTTTAAACGAAGTAGTCATCCACGGAATCCCTGATAAAACGATTCTAAAAGAAGGCGACATAGTAGGTGTTGATATCGGCTCAAATTTAAACGGATTTTTTGGCGACTCTGCTCGAACTTTTGCAGTTGGGCAAATTTCAAAAGAGGACGAGGCTCTAATAGCTTGTTCTAAAGACGCACTTTATTTTGCGATTGACATCATAAGAGAGGGCATGCATTTTAAAGAGCTTAGTTATGAGCTTGAGAAATTTATCCTTGCAAGAGGCTTTGTGCCGCTTAGAGGATTTTGCGGACACGGCATAGGCAAGCACCCGCACGAAGAGCCTGAAGTACCAAACTATTTAGAAGGCAATAACCCGAAAGCCGGACCAAAGATCAAAAACGGAATGGTTTTTTGTATAGAGCCTATGATATGCCAAAAAGACGGAACACCGGTTGTCGGAAGTGACAAATGGAAGGTAACTAGCAAGGATGGTTTGAGAACTAGCCATTATGAACATTGTGTAGCTGTGATCAACGGAAGAGCTGAAATTTTAAGCAAAGCGTAA